Genomic DNA from candidate division WOR-3 bacterium:
CCCTGCCCACTATCACTATCCTCCTACCGGAAATAGGGATTGAATACCGCACCAACAGTTCAACAATACCTAAAGGGGTCGCTGGCACATAAAGAGGTCGACCGGCAACAAGCCGCCCCAAGTTGACTGGCGTCAACCCATCAACATCCTTGAAGGGGCTAATCATCCCAATCAGCTCCTCGCTCGGCAGATGAGAAGGTAAAGGCAACTGCAATATCTGTGCGTGGAAGGTCCTGTCTTCGTTAAGCTGATGAATAATTTCAGCCACCTGTTCTTTCGAAGCCGATTCTGGTAAATGGAAGGTTTTTACATCTATTCCCACTTCGGTACATGCCTTCTCCTTACTGGTAACATATAATAGCGAAGGTGGATGGTTACCTACAAGAATTATCCCCAACCGGGGATTTATACCGCTTGATTTTAAATTACTCACCTGTTCAGCCAACTCACTGCGGATGGTTTTTGCCACCCTTTTACCATTAAGGATAAGGGGATTATTCACCTTTTACCTCCCAAAGCAATAAAATCCCTTCTTTCCCTTTACGAGATACTTGCGACGGTCGCAAAATTATCTTTCGCTCACAAGGATGATTTGTCATTCAAAACGATAAATTATTCGGGAACGCCTCCTTTTTCGCACTGATAAATTTTGGCAGATAATCGATGGGAAGTCAACATTAACCACCTGGCTCAATAGCCACAAACATCGGCACACCATTACGTTTAAGATAAATAAGGAGTGGTTCTTTTGCTTCAGCAAACCTGCTGGCTGACTCCTGAAAATCTGCTTTGTTTTTGATATTTTTGTTCCCGACCTTGAGAATGATATCCCCAACCTGAATCCCGGCCTGGTCAGCAGGACTACCCGTTGCCACTCTTAGAACCTTTACCCCTCCACTGACATTGGCTTTCACCTGTTCTTCAGCCCCCAGGTCAGCAACCTCAACACCCAACCACCCTTTTCGCTTATCTTCCGAACCCGGTACCTGCGCCCGACTCTCCTCTGGAAATTCAGCAAGCACCACCCTTTTTGCGATTGTCCGTCCTTCCCGAACAATCTTCAGTTCCACCTCGGTCTGAGG
This window encodes:
- a CDS encoding bifunctional 5,10-methylenetetrahydrofolate dehydrogenase/5,10-methenyltetrahydrofolate cyclohydrolase, whose amino-acid sequence is MNNPLILNGKRVAKTIRSELAEQVSNLKSSGINPRLGIILVGNHPPSLLYVTSKEKACTEVGIDVKTFHLPESASKEQVAEIIHQLNEDRTFHAQILQLPLPSHLPSEELIGMISPFKDVDGLTPVNLGRLVAGRPLYVPATPLGIVELLVRYSIPISGRRIVIVGRGELVGKPLANLLLLHGTRGDATVTICHSKTTNLAHFTKEAEVLVVAAGRPSLITGDMVSEGVVVVDAGINRSEHGVVGDVDFNSVAPKAQAITPVPGGVGPMTVAMLLKNTVLATKKNASLL